Proteins encoded by one window of Vibrio algicola:
- a CDS encoding undecaprenyl-diphosphate phosphatase, which yields MHIFHAIILGIIEGITEFLPISSTGHMIVASQWLNIPDTASNKAFEVIIQVAAILAVIANYKEKFHPKYFSLWVKVAVAFLPIGIIGFLMSDIVKALFSVTIVGTMFIIGGIIFIWVERFYKEEQCPTTDVNDVTMKQAMWIGFAQIFALIPGTSRAGSTIIGAMLVGLNRKTCAEFSFLLGLPVLAAASGYDLLKHYQNFTSSDFINLAVGFITAFIVAYFVIKWFINFLAKFTFVGFGIYRILFGLLLLGMAWL from the coding sequence ATGCATATTTTTCACGCTATTATTCTCGGTATCATTGAAGGGATCACGGAATTTTTACCTATCTCGTCGACCGGACATATGATTGTTGCCAGCCAATGGTTAAACATTCCTGATACTGCCTCAAATAAAGCCTTTGAAGTTATCATCCAAGTTGCGGCTATTTTAGCGGTCATTGCCAATTATAAAGAAAAATTCCACCCTAAATATTTCTCGTTATGGGTCAAAGTTGCAGTGGCATTTTTACCGATTGGTATTATTGGTTTCTTGATGAGTGATATTGTGAAAGCGTTGTTTAGTGTCACTATTGTTGGCACTATGTTTATTATCGGTGGTATCATCTTTATTTGGGTTGAGCGCTTTTATAAAGAAGAACAATGCCCGACTACCGATGTAAATGACGTCACCATGAAGCAAGCTATGTGGATTGGTTTTGCGCAGATTTTTGCTTTAATTCCCGGCACAAGCCGCGCGGGTTCAACCATTATTGGCGCGATGTTAGTTGGCTTGAATCGTAAAACTTGTGCTGAATTTTCATTCTTGCTTGGCTTGCCAGTTTTAGCGGCGGCATCAGGTTATGACTTATTAAAGCATTATCAAAATTTCACTAGTAGCGACTTTATCAACTTAGCAGTTGGCTTTATCACCGCATTTATCGTGGCCTACTTTGTGATCAAATGGTTTATCAATTTCTTAGCCAAATTTACCTTTGTCGGCTTCGGTATTTACCGCATTCTATTTGGTTTGTTATTGCTGGGCATGGCGTGGTTGTAA
- a CDS encoding AAA family ATPase: MYKDFFGLSELPFTIVPSSRYIFLSARHREAMNHLQAGLGGGGGFALLTGEVGTGKTTVSKVMLTQLEDNVKTGLLLNPTYSGSDLLEAICDEFSIEYQESASLKQLTQAIYLYLLENHGQGLQTLLLIDEAQHLSAAVLEQLRLLTNLESESQKLLKVLLIGQPELQYKLQTEELRQLAQRITGRYHLLPLSTQEVAQYIQFRVKVAGGSYDMFSAKAVKKIAKQTYGVPRLINLVCDKCLLYAYYGGEPMVSGAIAAKACEDVMTFQRPTSTQLANGLVRMGSQQTHAGLQHQGFQLAAKSKKPWLSYSISLILGVAVAVSAWLYAPQLLNKATGLTSKIALSNQSSTQQKNNQTDPVISTNTEQVEQLISPYIQLSHNPISAMQSLFSLWGYQVDSSDANCDQAVRADLYCYQSKGSLNDLAVINRPAMLTLQANYRTYFAILYRVNKSQSELLLADKRVRVPNQWLAKNWNGEYQLLWHSKMADQTLKINDRGSNVTQLNNELSQVLGDSLSQTSVFDQRVKSKVEAFQMWQGINVDGIAGKKTLMLLDSYSNTNAPQLLVSPTKAVSPKIGSES, translated from the coding sequence ATGTACAAGGACTTTTTTGGCCTATCAGAATTACCGTTTACCATAGTGCCGAGCTCGCGTTATATCTTTTTAAGTGCCCGTCATCGAGAGGCGATGAATCACTTGCAAGCCGGTTTAGGTGGTGGCGGCGGGTTTGCGTTATTAACGGGGGAAGTAGGAACCGGTAAAACCACGGTATCCAAAGTCATGTTGACGCAACTGGAAGATAACGTCAAAACCGGATTATTGCTCAATCCAACTTATAGCGGTTCGGATTTATTGGAAGCGATTTGTGATGAGTTCTCAATTGAATATCAAGAATCGGCATCATTAAAGCAATTGACTCAAGCGATTTACCTCTACCTACTTGAGAACCACGGCCAAGGGCTGCAAACCCTATTATTGATTGATGAAGCCCAGCATTTATCGGCAGCAGTGCTTGAGCAGTTACGCTTATTGACTAACCTAGAAAGTGAAAGCCAGAAGCTACTTAAAGTGCTATTAATTGGCCAGCCAGAATTGCAATATAAACTGCAAACGGAAGAGTTGCGCCAATTAGCTCAGCGTATCACCGGTCGTTATCATTTATTGCCTTTGAGCACCCAAGAGGTGGCGCAATATATTCAATTTCGAGTAAAAGTTGCTGGCGGCAGTTACGATATGTTTAGCGCCAAAGCAGTCAAAAAAATAGCCAAGCAAACTTATGGTGTACCTCGACTGATTAATTTAGTGTGTGATAAATGTTTGTTGTATGCCTACTATGGCGGCGAGCCGATGGTGTCGGGGGCGATCGCCGCCAAAGCGTGTGAAGATGTGATGACATTTCAGCGTCCTACGTCTACTCAACTGGCCAATGGATTGGTGCGAATGGGCTCTCAACAAACTCATGCAGGTTTACAGCATCAGGGTTTTCAATTGGCAGCTAAGTCAAAAAAACCTTGGTTGAGTTACAGCATAAGTCTGATACTTGGCGTTGCGGTCGCAGTATCAGCTTGGTTGTATGCCCCGCAATTATTAAATAAAGCCACGGGTTTAACCTCCAAAATAGCCTTATCCAATCAAAGTTCAACCCAACAAAAAAATAACCAAACCGACCCTGTTATTAGCACGAATACCGAACAGGTTGAGCAGCTTATTTCCCCTTATATTCAATTAAGCCATAATCCAATTAGTGCGATGCAGTCATTATTTTCATTATGGGGTTATCAAGTTGATAGTTCTGATGCCAATTGTGACCAAGCGGTTCGAGCCGATTTATATTGCTATCAATCGAAAGGCAGTTTAAATGATCTGGCAGTGATCAATCGCCCGGCAATGTTGACGCTACAAGCCAATTATCGCACCTATTTTGCTATTCTTTACCGAGTAAATAAAAGCCAATCGGAATTGTTGTTAGCTGATAAACGGGTGCGAGTACCCAATCAGTGGTTGGCAAAGAATTGGAACGGAGAGTATCAATTACTTTGGCATAGTAAAATGGCCGATCAAACCTTAAAAATCAATGATCGTGGTTCAAATGTGACTCAGTTAAATAATGAGTTATCTCAGGTTTTAGGTGACTCATTATCACAAACTTCAGTGTTTGATCAGAGGGTGAAAAGTAAAGTTGAAGCCTTTCAAATGTGGCAAGGGATCAATGTCGATGGTATAGCCGGTAAAAAAACTTTGATGCTTCTCGATAGCTATTCCAATACGAATGCACCTCAATTGTTGGTTTCACCGACCAAAGCGGTTTCTCCAAAAATTGGGAGTGAGAGCTAA
- the tsaD gene encoding tRNA (adenosine(37)-N6)-threonylcarbamoyltransferase complex transferase subunit TsaD yields MRILGIETSCDETGIAIFDEQQGLLSHQLYSQVKLHADYGGVVPELASRDHVKKTIPLIKAALAEAGLTSKDIDGVAYTAGPGLVGALLVGATIGRSLAYAWGVPAVPVHHMEGHLLAPMLEDNPPEFPFVALLVSGGHTMMVEVKAIGEYTILGESVDDAAGEAFDKTAKLMGLDYPGGPLLSKLAETGTKGRFRFPRPMTDRPGLDFSFSGLKTFAANTIRANDDDPQTRADIAYAFQEAVCDTLVIKCRRALEQTGLKRIVIAGGVSANKQLRLSLEALAKKVGGGVYYPRTEFCTDNGAMIAYAGMQRLRNGEMTDLSVQAQPRWPIDQLKPITE; encoded by the coding sequence ATGCGCATTTTAGGAATTGAAACATCGTGTGATGAAACTGGCATCGCTATTTTTGATGAACAACAGGGTTTGTTATCACATCAACTGTACAGCCAAGTAAAATTACACGCCGATTATGGTGGCGTAGTGCCTGAGCTGGCATCGCGAGATCACGTTAAAAAAACCATCCCTTTAATTAAGGCGGCCTTAGCAGAAGCTGGCTTAACCTCAAAAGATATTGATGGCGTGGCTTATACTGCAGGTCCTGGACTAGTCGGGGCGCTATTGGTTGGCGCAACTATAGGCCGCAGTTTGGCTTATGCGTGGGGCGTTCCTGCTGTACCTGTGCATCACATGGAAGGGCACTTACTTGCACCAATGTTAGAAGACAATCCGCCAGAGTTCCCATTTGTGGCATTGTTGGTATCGGGTGGTCACACCATGATGGTCGAAGTGAAAGCGATTGGTGAATACACTATTTTAGGGGAGTCGGTCGATGATGCCGCCGGTGAAGCGTTTGATAAAACCGCTAAGCTGATGGGATTGGATTACCCTGGTGGACCATTATTATCGAAGCTGGCAGAAACGGGCACCAAAGGGCGTTTTCGATTCCCACGCCCAATGACCGATCGTCCGGGCTTGGATTTTAGTTTCTCCGGTTTAAAAACTTTTGCCGCTAATACCATTCGCGCCAATGACGATGATCCGCAAACTCGCGCAGATATCGCTTATGCGTTCCAAGAAGCGGTATGTGACACCTTGGTGATTAAATGTCGCCGCGCGCTAGAACAAACTGGTTTAAAACGTATCGTGATTGCCGGTGGCGTGAGTGCCAACAAGCAATTGCGCTTGTCATTAGAAGCGCTCGCGAAGAAAGTCGGTGGTGGAGTGTATTATCCACGAACTGAATTTTGTACCGATAATGGCGCGATGATCGCGTATGCCGGAATGCAGCGTCTACGCAATGGTGAGATGACTGATTTATCGGTGCAAGCGCAACCTCGCTGGCCGATTGATCAATTAAAACCGATCACTGAGTAA
- the dnaG gene encoding DNA primase → MAGRIPRNFIDDVISRTDIIDVIDPRVKLKKQGKNYTACCPFHNEKSPSFNVSQDKQFYHCFGCGVSGNAIGFLMEYERLEFVEAIEELASKLSLEVPRESATGQEIQSNTPKVNAEQKRNLYDLLGSISQYYRSQLKLGANKAAIDYLKNRGLSGEIVQKFGIGYVPDEWDSVRKNFGQQNHIQDMLVEGGMLVENEKGNRYDRFRGRVMFPIHDRRGRVIGFGGRVLGDEKPKYLNSPETPVFHKGKELYGLYDVLQSHKDPEQILVVEGYMDVVALAQYGVDYAVAALGTSTTGDHMQLLYRQTGTVVCCYDGDRAGREAAWRAMENALPYLNDGRQLKFMFLPDGEDPDTYIRQHGKEAFEQQVFHATSLSEFLFGTLMKEVDTSSNEGKTKLTALAVPLIEKVPGGTLRLYLRDLLGKKLGLLDERQLQQLISKTSQQQSVPQPHKEIKRTPMRVVIALLLQKPSYAELVPDLTSIKDIDIPGLSLLLNVLDICREKPHIKSGQLIENWRETKIEALLSRLMNWDIPLNDDNEQDVFLDTLDKILAQCISKQIETLQARERSSGLSVEERRELQDLILQRP, encoded by the coding sequence ATGGCTGGAAGAATTCCCCGCAACTTTATCGACGATGTTATTTCTCGCACCGATATTATCGATGTGATAGATCCGCGCGTTAAGTTAAAAAAGCAAGGGAAGAACTACACCGCCTGCTGCCCTTTCCATAACGAAAAATCCCCTTCTTTTAACGTCAGCCAAGACAAGCAGTTTTACCATTGCTTTGGTTGTGGCGTCAGCGGGAATGCGATTGGTTTTTTGATGGAATACGAACGTCTCGAGTTCGTAGAGGCAATAGAAGAGCTAGCCAGCAAGTTGAGTTTAGAAGTGCCACGCGAAAGCGCAACTGGCCAAGAAATCCAATCAAACACGCCCAAAGTTAACGCTGAACAAAAACGCAATCTTTATGATTTATTGGGCAGTATTAGCCAATATTATCGCTCTCAGCTTAAACTGGGCGCTAATAAAGCGGCGATTGATTATTTAAAAAATCGCGGTCTATCGGGTGAAATCGTTCAAAAGTTTGGTATTGGTTATGTGCCCGATGAATGGGACAGCGTGCGCAAAAACTTTGGCCAACAAAACCATATTCAAGACATGCTGGTTGAAGGCGGCATGTTGGTTGAGAACGAAAAAGGCAACCGCTACGACCGTTTTCGTGGTCGAGTGATGTTCCCGATTCATGATCGCCGTGGCCGAGTTATTGGCTTTGGTGGCCGTGTACTTGGTGATGAAAAACCCAAATACCTTAACTCACCAGAAACCCCCGTATTCCATAAAGGCAAAGAGCTATACGGCTTATACGACGTATTGCAGAGTCACAAAGATCCAGAACAGATCTTAGTGGTTGAAGGCTATATGGATGTGGTGGCACTGGCGCAATATGGCGTCGATTACGCTGTTGCGGCATTGGGCACGTCAACCACAGGCGATCACATGCAACTCTTGTATCGTCAAACCGGGACTGTGGTGTGTTGTTATGATGGTGACCGCGCTGGCCGAGAAGCCGCTTGGCGCGCAATGGAAAATGCCCTGCCTTATCTTAATGATGGCCGACAACTAAAATTTATGTTTTTACCCGATGGTGAAGATCCTGATACTTACATTCGCCAGCACGGTAAAGAAGCGTTCGAGCAACAAGTTTTTCATGCCACCTCATTGTCTGAATTTTTATTTGGCACCTTGATGAAGGAAGTCGATACCAGTAGCAATGAAGGTAAAACTAAACTTACAGCATTAGCGGTCCCTTTGATCGAAAAAGTCCCTGGTGGCACATTACGACTATACTTACGAGATTTACTCGGTAAAAAACTCGGACTATTGGACGAAAGACAACTGCAACAGTTGATTTCAAAAACCAGCCAACAGCAAAGCGTGCCTCAACCACATAAAGAAATAAAACGCACCCCAATGAGGGTAGTTATTGCTCTGCTTTTGCAAAAACCGAGCTATGCTGAATTAGTACCGGATCTAACCAGTATTAAAGATATAGACATACCCGGATTAAGTTTATTGCTCAACGTACTTGATATTTGTCGAGAAAAGCCCCATATCAAGTCGGGTCAGTTAATAGAAAACTGGCGTGAAACCAAAATTGAAGCATTATTGTCAAGATTAATGAATTGGGATATCCCCCTCAATGATGATAATGAACAAGATGTTTTTTTAGATACATTGGATAAAATACTAGCTCAATGTATCAGTAAACAAATTGAAACTTTGCAAGCGAGAGAAAGAAGCTCCGGCTTATCAGTCGAGGAGAGACGGGAGTTGCAAGACTTGATTCTTCAACGTCCTTAG
- the folB gene encoding dihydroneopterin aldolase: MALDKVFIDQLEVITTIGAYDWEQEIKQKLVLTIEMAHDNRKPGSSDDVEDALDYAKVSQAVLAHIEGGRFLLVERVAEEVAQLIMQSFNVPWVKIHLTKPGAVPQAKGVGVIIERGRL, encoded by the coding sequence ATGGCTTTGGATAAAGTATTTATCGACCAACTCGAAGTGATCACCACCATTGGCGCGTACGATTGGGAGCAAGAGATTAAGCAGAAGTTAGTACTTACTATTGAAATGGCGCATGATAATAGAAAACCCGGTTCAAGTGATGATGTAGAAGATGCTTTAGATTATGCCAAAGTGAGTCAGGCGGTGTTGGCGCATATTGAGGGTGGTCGATTCTTGTTGGTAGAGCGAGTAGCAGAAGAAGTGGCGCAATTAATTATGCAAAGCTTTAATGTGCCTTGGGTTAAAATCCACTTAACCAAACCAGGCGCAGTACCACAAGCTAAAGGTGTTGGCGTGATCATTGAACGAGGCCGTCTGTGA
- a CDS encoding general secretion pathway protein GspB, translating into MSQMMKALQQSEQAHQSQLQPKPDVASYRYVPVQKTARKWLMVALFVLPCLVVLAWLLIKPLITPKPIEKALPTAMVQSKPTAELLPFPSVGDLRPLPAKKIKPKPAVRKVTTVASKPKESKSQGRVIKTNQVNASSEQNQAWNVDDIDMSGVSSDIAERFKQAMEAQEVSDDTPTSISEKSTTQTYKNPKSYASKPQPNPTFDKPMVNLVGNEKRYKGRLPKMNFQTHMYSSKSSSRWLKVNGKDMHEGDWIIDDTVQLEKILPGSLVVHFDGQNIQIPALYEWGG; encoded by the coding sequence ATGTCGCAAATGATGAAGGCACTACAACAATCAGAACAAGCACATCAATCTCAACTGCAACCTAAGCCTGATGTCGCCAGTTATCGTTATGTTCCAGTACAAAAAACAGCGCGCAAATGGTTGATGGTCGCTTTGTTTGTTTTACCTTGTTTGGTGGTGCTGGCTTGGTTGTTGATTAAGCCACTAATAACGCCAAAACCGATTGAAAAAGCACTACCGACAGCGATGGTGCAATCAAAGCCAACTGCCGAGTTATTACCTTTTCCATCGGTGGGGGATTTACGTCCGTTACCTGCTAAAAAAATAAAGCCAAAACCAGCAGTAAGAAAAGTCACTACAGTGGCGAGTAAACCTAAGGAATCAAAATCGCAAGGTCGCGTGATCAAAACCAATCAAGTCAATGCTTCATCAGAGCAAAACCAAGCATGGAATGTCGATGATATTGATATGTCAGGTGTGTCTTCGGATATTGCCGAACGCTTTAAGCAAGCAATGGAAGCTCAAGAAGTCTCAGACGATACGCCAACGTCAATCAGCGAAAAAAGCACCACTCAGACTTATAAAAATCCGAAGTCTTATGCTAGCAAGCCCCAACCTAATCCGACTTTTGATAAGCCGATGGTGAACTTAGTGGGTAATGAAAAACGCTATAAAGGTCGACTGCCTAAAATGAATTTCCAAACGCACATGTATTCTTCTAAATCGAGCAGTCGTTGGCTTAAAGTCAATGGCAAAGATATGCACGAAGGAGATTGGATCATCGACGATACGGTGCAGTTAGAAAAAATTCTACCGGGTAGTTTAGTGGTGCATTTTGATGGGCAGAATATTCAAATTCCCGCTTTATATGAATGGGGTGGTTAG
- the plsY gene encoding glycerol-3-phosphate 1-O-acyltransferase PlsY produces MSIVVLIMIILAYLLGSISSAVLICRVCHLPDPRTQGSNNPGATNVLRVGGKWAAVAVLLCDVLKGMIPVWASYFLNIQPLMLGFIGLAACIGHIYPLFFHFKGGKGVATALGTLAPIGLDLTGMVITTWLMTFFFTRYSSLAAIITALLIPFYTWMVKPQYTIPVAMLSCLIIFRHYQNIKRLIDGSEPKVKSKSTI; encoded by the coding sequence ATGAGCATAGTGGTACTCATAATGATCATTCTCGCCTATTTACTCGGATCCATTTCGAGTGCGGTGCTGATCTGTCGTGTCTGCCATCTTCCCGACCCTCGCACCCAAGGCTCAAACAACCCCGGCGCCACCAATGTATTAAGAGTCGGCGGTAAATGGGCGGCCGTTGCTGTATTATTATGTGATGTGTTAAAAGGCATGATCCCGGTATGGGCCAGTTACTTTCTTAATATTCAACCTTTAATGTTAGGCTTTATTGGCTTAGCGGCTTGTATCGGCCATATCTATCCGTTATTTTTTCACTTTAAAGGCGGTAAAGGGGTGGCGACGGCATTAGGAACACTGGCCCCGATTGGACTGGATTTAACCGGCATGGTGATCACCACTTGGTTAATGACCTTTTTCTTTACTCGTTACTCATCACTGGCGGCGATTATCACCGCGCTGTTGATCCCGTTTTACACTTGGATGGTGAAGCCGCAGTACACTATTCCGGTGGCAATGCTGTCGTGCTTAATTATCTTTCGGCACTATCAAAATATCAAACGCCTGATCGATGGCAGTGAGCCAAAAGTGAAATCGAAGAGTACGATCTAG
- the rpsU gene encoding 30S ribosomal protein S21, protein MPVVKVRDNEPFDVALRRFKRSCEKAGVLSEVRRREHYEKPTTVRKRAKAAAQKRHAKKLSRENARRVRLY, encoded by the coding sequence ATGCCAGTAGTTAAAGTACGTGATAACGAACCGTTTGACGTAGCATTACGTCGTTTCAAGCGCTCTTGCGAAAAAGCAGGTGTTCTTTCTGAAGTGCGTCGTCGTGAGCATTACGAAAAACCAACAACTGTACGTAAACGCGCTAAAGCAGCAGCTCAAAAGCGTCATGCTAAGAAGCTGTCTCGCGAAAACGCTCGTCGCGTTCGCTTGTACTAA
- the folK gene encoding 2-amino-4-hydroxy-6-hydroxymethyldihydropteridine diphosphokinase: MTLAYIGVGSNLERHQHIQASYQELLKVSNHLRCSAVYECQPVGFDSHAFYNLVIEIETSLSLLELQQRLKQIELKWGRAKDAQKLQDRTLDLDILLFGEQVSIDNPVLPRSDIFNYEFVLKPLYQLNPYLVLPDDCRTVAKVWQQFEKKGSLTVVEFKFTP; the protein is encoded by the coding sequence GTGACCCTAGCTTACATTGGGGTAGGCAGTAATCTTGAGCGGCATCAGCATATCCAAGCAAGCTATCAAGAATTATTAAAAGTAAGTAATCACTTACGCTGTTCTGCTGTGTATGAGTGTCAACCGGTTGGTTTTGATAGTCATGCTTTTTATAATTTGGTCATCGAGATAGAAACCTCTCTGTCTTTGCTTGAACTGCAACAAAGGTTAAAGCAAATCGAGCTAAAATGGGGTCGAGCCAAAGATGCCCAGAAGCTGCAAGATCGTACTCTTGATTTGGATATATTGCTGTTTGGTGAGCAGGTTTCAATCGATAACCCAGTGTTACCGCGAAGCGATATTTTCAACTATGAATTTGTGCTGAAACCATTGTATCAACTAAACCCTTATTTAGTCTTACCTGATGATTGCCGAACGGTTGCGAAGGTATGGCAGCAGTTTGAAAAAAAAGGCAGTTTAACGGTGGTTGAGTTTAAATTTACGCCTTAA
- a CDS encoding multifunctional CCA addition/repair protein, whose product MEIFLVGGAVRDKLLGIASHDQDWVVVGSSPEQMLSQGFRAVGLDFPVFLHPKTQQEYALARTERKSGQGYNGFECFYAPDVTLEQDLARRDLTINAIAEDAQGTLYDPYGGQADLENKILRHVSDAFSEDPLRVLRVARFAAKLAPLGFRVAPETLTLMKSMADSGELTHLTAERVWQEWHKSLTTSAPQVFLQVLKDCDALKVILPEIDALFGVPQPEKWHPEIDTGIHTLMVAEQAALLSSQVSVRFAAQVHDLGKGVTPESEWPSHKMHCHTGLNLIKALSTRVKVPNECRELALLVCQHHSNIHRAAELKASTALKLLSQLDAWRRPERFKQVLLCCQADHQGRKGLERQPYPQAKRLQAYYQAANAIDVSDIIAQGFQGKAIRGELDKQRIASIEQIKLALS is encoded by the coding sequence ATGGAGATATTCTTAGTAGGCGGGGCGGTGCGCGATAAATTGCTTGGCATTGCCAGTCACGACCAAGATTGGGTAGTGGTCGGCAGTTCGCCCGAGCAAATGCTAAGCCAAGGCTTTCGCGCGGTCGGGTTAGACTTTCCGGTATTTTTACACCCCAAAACCCAACAAGAATATGCCCTTGCTCGCACAGAACGTAAATCGGGCCAAGGCTATAACGGCTTTGAGTGCTTTTACGCCCCCGATGTCACCCTCGAACAGGATTTGGCTCGGCGCGATCTCACCATTAATGCCATTGCTGAAGATGCACAAGGTACCTTGTACGATCCTTACGGTGGCCAAGCCGATCTTGAGAATAAGATCTTGCGCCACGTTTCCGACGCCTTTAGTGAAGATCCTCTGCGAGTGCTGCGTGTGGCTCGTTTTGCGGCTAAGTTAGCACCGTTAGGGTTTCGCGTAGCGCCAGAAACTCTAACCTTAATGAAAAGCATGGCAGACAGTGGAGAACTGACTCACCTAACTGCGGAACGTGTATGGCAAGAGTGGCATAAATCGTTAACAACATCCGCCCCACAAGTGTTCTTACAAGTGCTCAAAGATTGCGACGCTTTAAAGGTGATCTTACCGGAAATCGACGCATTATTTGGCGTACCTCAACCTGAAAAATGGCACCCAGAAATCGACACCGGCATTCACACTTTAATGGTGGCAGAGCAAGCGGCATTACTAAGCTCACAAGTCAGTGTCCGTTTTGCTGCTCAAGTGCACGATTTAGGCAAAGGGGTCACTCCTGAGTCCGAATGGCCAAGTCATAAGATGCATTGTCATACTGGCCTTAACTTAATCAAAGCCCTCAGCACGCGCGTGAAAGTGCCAAATGAATGCCGAGAGCTAGCACTACTGGTTTGCCAGCATCATTCCAATATTCATCGCGCGGCGGAACTAAAAGCTTCAACCGCCCTCAAACTCCTGAGTCAACTCGATGCTTGGCGACGACCTGAACGTTTTAAGCAAGTATTACTTTGCTGCCAAGCGGACCATCAAGGGCGCAAAGGCTTGGAGCGACAACCGTATCCTCAAGCCAAGCGCCTACAAGCTTATTATCAAGCTGCAAACGCGATTGATGTCAGTGATATTATTGCCCAAGGTTTTCAGGGTAAAGCGATTCGAGGAGAGCTGGATAAGCAGCGCATTGCCAGTATTGAGCAGATCAAATTAGCACTGTCATAA
- a CDS encoding GatB/YqeY domain-containing protein, which produces MALIEQLKEEQKSAMKAKDKPRLGTIRLALSAIKQREVDERITLTDEDIIAIMTKMVKQRRDSVTQFEAANRQDLADAEKAEITVLEEFMPQPLSEEEVIALIESAIVESGAAGMQDMGNVMGVLKPQLQGRADMGKVSGLVRSKLA; this is translated from the coding sequence ATGGCTCTAATTGAACAACTCAAAGAAGAGCAAAAATCAGCGATGAAAGCCAAGGACAAACCGCGCCTTGGCACTATTCGTTTAGCTCTATCAGCCATTAAGCAACGTGAAGTCGATGAGCGTATTACGCTTACCGATGAAGACATCATTGCGATAATGACTAAGATGGTTAAACAACGTCGCGATTCTGTTACGCAATTTGAAGCAGCAAATCGTCAAGATCTTGCTGATGCTGAAAAAGCAGAAATTACCGTACTTGAGGAATTTATGCCTCAACCGTTAAGCGAAGAAGAAGTGATTGCACTGATTGAAAGTGCTATTGTTGAATCTGGTGCTGCGGGCATGCAAGACATGGGTAACGTAATGGGGGTATTAAAACCTCAACTTCAAGGTCGTGCAGATATGGGCAAAGTAAGTGGTTTAGTTCGTTCTAAACTGGCCTAA